The Niabella beijingensis genomic interval TGTCGATATGGTCAGCTCTCTTTACTTCCAAGTTCAATTGCTTTAATGCAGGTTCTACGATTGCTTCTAAGAATAAATCGGAGTGTTTCCTCTGTTCCGAGTTTTCCTCACCAATTGGAGTGATATAAAAACAGAGGTTTTCGAAACTCTCATATTTACTCACTCCATTTGCTGATGAAGTATGAACTAAGTCAATAGTTTCATTAGCAGTTTGACTCTGACTAATACTTGTAGGCAACTTAGAACTTTTAGGCAATTCATCTGTGACGTGCTCTATACTAATTATTCTTTCAGCGCCTGAAATAGTTCTGAGTAATCCTAAATATTTAAGATTAACTATGAATGTATCAACAATTGCAGTTGTTTCATCCTTTTCAATATCAGTTACGAATTCACTTAAAATATCCGCAATCACACTATGAGAAGGAAGTTTATTATTTACAAATCGATTATATAATTGGTTGTATATATCAATCTTTGTAAATGCCAAATCAAACTTTGCCCGCAATTGAATTTGATCTTCAATATCATTATTTGCAGCCAGCGTTCCTTCTTTTGTTAATTCAAAAAAGTCAGCTTGATAGCCGCCAATAATTAAACCATACTTATTAGTATTGGTGACTAGCATACGACTGGGTCCACTATCGGGAGATTTTTCAATTTTCTCAAAGGCAGTCAACCGTCTTACTTTTTGCCCAGCTCCCAATTCATAAATAACCCTCGCAAAATCAAAACATTCTTGAAAACCTACATTTGGAAAATTTCTACGTTTCCTTACTTTCTTTTCAAGTTTAGCGGCAACCTTCTTTTTTGTTCCTGACATAATTGTAATATTATATAACTATTGCTGTTAAATTACTGATTGCATCAATTATCAAACGCTTACACAGCAATACAATAGTTTTTACTAGTGAAAAATTTATTCCTTCCGCAACCGTTCTGGTATTTATTTTTTAGCAGTATTAATTTTCTCCAATTGGTTGTTTTGCTAATATACTTATTTTTTTAATTTTTCAATAAACCCATCCAGCAGTTTTTTAAAAATGCGGTTAAACCATTGGGTATTACCAAACCACTTTACAATAGTGGGGCTGGTGGCGTAATAGAGCCGGATAAATGCCCTGCCATACCAGGTTTTGGCCAGGGTACCATCGCGATAACGGCGGAGCACCCATACCTGCGGGCTATTATAACTGCCGTAAACCGCGGTGGCAATATAGCAGCCTGAGCTGGCCGATGCCTCCGTGGATAGTTTAGGAGCCTGATAGGAAGGATCCTGTTTTTGAATTTTATTTACATAGTTCATTATTTCATTCTTGTTACCCACTTTATCATTTAAAAAACTTAATATTCTGCTATGCATGCTAACACCTTCCTTCCAGGCCGCAGCAGCTAATTCGCAAGCATATTGTTTATCGCCAAACTCACCCTTCAATACATCACCCAAATAATAAACAGTATTGAAGGATGCAAAAGCGTTGTTGACATATTCCTGCACGTAGTTTTGCCGTATTTCAAAATCAGTATCATAATAATGGTTTGTGGCGCCATTAAAAAGCATATTGGAAATATTTATGACACGGTTAGCTACTTCTTTAATGGCCTGCTCCTGTTCCGTTTCTTCGGCCACCTTATCCTTAATAAGCCCAAATACCGCATCTATACAGTTATTAACAGAAACTGCGGCAGATTGGATATAAGCAATTTTGCATTGCACGGCCTTAAAGTAAACTACATAGAACGCAGCCTACCAACTGGCGGGGTCTTCAACAAGTATCATATCATAATACCGGACCGCATTTTCGGCATTCTCCTCGTTTTTTGCACGCCGGGCAATCTGGTATAAATTACTTAGCTTACCAGAACTATCCACTTCTACCCTGCCCGTCACCTCCACCACTCCGTCAATAATCATTTTTTTTGCTTCTTCGGCTGAATACGTTGTATTACAGTTCTGGCAAACAAAAACA includes:
- a CDS encoding DUF2318 domain-containing protein, encoding MKKIACELCGSNQLLKQDGVFVCQNCNTTYSAEEAKKMIIDGVVEVTGRVEVDSSGKLSNLYQIARRAKNEENAENAVRYYDMILVEDPASW
- a CDS encoding CFI-box-CTERM domain-containing protein, with amino-acid sequence MQCKIAYIQSAAVSVNNCIDAVFGLIKDKVAEETEQEQAIKEVANRVINISNMLFNGATNHYYDTDFEIRQNYVQEYVNNAFASFNTVYYLGDVLKGEFGDKQYACELAAAAWKEGVSMHSRILSFLNDKVGNKNEIMNYVNKIQKQDPSYQAPKLSTEASASSGCYIATAVYGSYNSPQVWVLRRYRDGTLAKTWYGRAFIRLYYATSPTIVKWFGNTQWFNRIFKKLLDGFIEKLKK